The DNA sequence TGTTGCTGTCCTCTGTTTCGGCGATGAGGTCGTTCGGCAGGTAATCGTGGATGATCGGCTTCCAGTCGCCTTCGAAGGTCAGTCCCTTCTTCTGTACGTCGAACCACGAATACAGGTCGCTTTTGAGGATGTGGACATGCGCGTCGATGATGGTGCGCGTCCGCTTCTTGATCTCCTCGTCCTGCGGAATGATCGTGTAGAGACGACCGGGAACCTTGGCTCCGGTGTATTCCTCATTTTTTGTCATATGGTTTCACTCCTTTGTTGCGCCAATACGAATGTTGCCGATTACTCCAAACTTTGACGGGACACGGGTTTCTGTACTTGCCCCACTATCATTTGTCGACCTTGGCGGAGGGACAATAGCCGATTTCTTCCGAAATGATTGCGGCGTAGGCCTTGATCCGGTTGCCCAACTGCTTCATGCGCTGCGTGGGCATGAACGTGGCGATTGCGGAAACCGAAATGGCCGCAACCGTCTTGCCTCCCCCGCCTTTGATGGGTGCGGCAACGCAACGGATGTATTTTTGGTTCTCTTCCAGATCGTAAGCGAAACCCTGCCTGGCAAACTTGTGCATCGCCGTAACGAACGCCGCGCAATTGGCGTAGTCGCGTTCGGGCGAACGATCCTGAAGGGTTCGATCCTGCAAATATTGGGATGCCCAGCGCGAATCGTCGTCGATCAAAAGCGCCTTGCCGATGCCGGTATAGGTCAATGGCATCCGGCAACCTGGCCACGAGAGAATCTCCACACCTCGCGTTCCATGAATCTTGTCCAGATAAAGCACGGCACCGGAATCCTCCACGGCCAAGTGAATCGTGTCTTTGGTCTCGTGCGCCAAATCGACGAGTACCGGATGGGCGATTTCCTGAATGGAAATACTGTCTCGGGCTTTGAACCCCAGATCAATCAGCGCTGGGCCCAGGCAAATTCTGCCGGTAGCGTCTTCCCTGAGAAAACACTCGCTGCGAAGCGCCTGAACCAAACGGTGTGTGGTGCTTTTGCTGAGCTTCGTGGCCTCCATCACTTCTTTGAGACTGCAGGCCCCGCCAGACACCGCTCTGAGCACATCGATGCCATGAATCAGCGTCTGTGTGCCGGCAGGGGCATCGTGTCCATCCATATAGCCCAATTTCTCAATCCCGTACATTGATATTTCAATACATGAGTTTTTTATATCTAATCATAGTATGACCTTTGGTGATTGCACAATATACTTATTTATATTGCAATTCGATATACGTTTGCATCAATAACGACAAAAGCCGCGAAAATCATTGGGAAATCATGACATTGCAAGCACCTGATTGACATACCGACAACGATGCGGCCTCAGGATTGTCATTCCCAAAACCGCATCGTTGTTGGGTTGATAGATAGACAAAGGCTAGTCACCTATTACCCGTAACCGTCAATGTCGCCTGTAAGCAACGCTCAGCGGAACTTGCGCACCTCATCCTCCAGTGCGTGTACATACAGATCCGTGTCGCCGGCGACTGCGATGAAATTCGCACCCCACTCGAAATATTTCTTCGCCAAATCAGTGTCGAAAGCGAGCGAGCCGATGGCCTTGCCATGCGAGGCGATGACATCGAACGCATGGTGAATCGACTCCTGCACGTCGGCGTTTGCCGCATCGTCGGGATGCCCCAAAGAAGCCGACAAATCCGCCGGTCCGATGAACACACCATCGATACCGTCGACAGATGCGATTTCATCGATGTTTTCCAGTGCCTGTCTGGACTCGACCTGTACCAGGACGCAGAGATCATCCGCGGCAACGCGCATATAGTTGGGAATTCTGCCCCAGCGACCGGAGCGCGCGATGGC is a window from the Bifidobacterium sp. ESL0745 genome containing:
- a CDS encoding IclR family transcriptional regulator, with amino-acid sequence MDGHDAPAGTQTLIHGIDVLRAVSGGACSLKEVMEATKLSKSTTHRLVQALRSECFLREDATGRICLGPALIDLGFKARDSISIQEIAHPVLVDLAHETKDTIHLAVEDSGAVLYLDKIHGTRGVEILSWPGCRMPLTYTGIGKALLIDDDSRWASQYLQDRTLQDRSPERDYANCAAFVTAMHKFARQGFAYDLEENQKYIRCVAAPIKGGGGKTVAAISVSAIATFMPTQRMKQLGNRIKAYAAIISEEIGYCPSAKVDK
- a CDS encoding HpcH/HpaI aldolase/citrate lyase family protein, encoding MEYKNPHNAFKEALKTDQRLLGLWLAFGSATTAEISADAGFDWVLIDGEHGPNDLTTILAQLRALYGYPISPIVRPANSDPVLIKQVLDLGAQTLLLPMVNTREQAEAMVRATRYAPEGIRGVGGAIARSGRWGRIPNYMRVAADDLCVLVQVESRQALENIDEIASVDGIDGVFIGPADLSASLGHPDDAANADVQESIHHAFDVIASHGKAIGSLAFDTDLAKKYFEWGANFIAVAGDTDLYVHALEDEVRKFR